Proteins encoded within one genomic window of Bradyrhizobium sp. 186:
- a CDS encoding rubredoxin, whose translation MSGFENFGVRQDVADVTRLECGICWTVYDPADGDGVAQIAPGTPFAALPEDWRCPNCDAPKSKFMAIGP comes from the coding sequence ATGAGCGGGTTCGAGAATTTTGGCGTGCGCCAGGACGTCGCCGATGTCACGCGGCTGGAATGCGGCATCTGCTGGACGGTCTATGATCCCGCCGATGGCGACGGGGTGGCACAGATCGCGCCCGGCACTCCGTTCGCGGCGTTGCCGGAAGACTGGCGCTGCCCGAACTGCGACGCTCCAAAATCCAAGTTCATGGCGATCGGACCATGA
- the hypF gene encoding carbamoyltransferase HypF: MSMSGEVMARDRRRLRLHVRGAVQGVGFRPYVYGLAARYRLGGFVANDPDGVVIEVEGDRAADFVDALPLEKPPLARIDEISVQPVGITESDEFHIRASEQGKVSTRIAADAATCPQCLSELFDPASRFHLYPFVNCTHCGPRYTIAERLPYDRRTTAMRRFAMCTACAADYADPASRRFHAEAIACPRCGPRISHGTEQIATAIADGRIVAIKGLGGYQLLCNAREDAAVWRLRHRKHRDQKPFAVMVGSTEVVGEIAEIDAVGLALLESSPRPIVLMRSRNMLAPAIAPELSRIGVMLPVAPLHHLVLKALNSAHPRADGASWAIVATSANPGGEPLVIVNDEAERRLAGIADLIVMHDRDIVTRADDSVVSVVAGRAQFIRRARGYIPEPIRLAKSVPSVLAVGGALKSTVTVIRGNEAFVSQHIGDLDTAEGIRFFEETVGHLLSTLDIEPVVIAHDLHPNMASTRFAEASGRRLIAVQHHHAHAASVMAEHGVAGPALALVLDGFGHGSDGGNWGGELLSCDGARFRRLGHLAPMKMPGGDRATREPWRMAASVLHALRRGDAIAKRFAMQPQAARLCAMLDQPGVPTTTSAGRLFDAAAGLLGLCPVQSYEGEAAMKLEARVRTPRLVEDGWTIENGVLSLFPLLERLAVDPVDGAELFHGTFAAACIDWIARAALETSVTTVILSGGCFLNAILADEIGRGCVAAGLSPLLPRQVPSNDGGLSLGQAWVAALQLLEQQGPEGNA, from the coding sequence ATGAGCATGAGCGGCGAGGTCATGGCGCGAGACCGAAGACGGCTGCGCCTGCATGTGCGCGGCGCCGTGCAGGGCGTGGGCTTTCGTCCCTACGTCTACGGCCTCGCCGCGCGCTATCGGCTCGGCGGCTTCGTTGCCAATGATCCCGATGGCGTGGTGATCGAGGTCGAGGGCGACCGCGCCGCCGATTTTGTCGATGCGCTGCCGCTGGAAAAACCGCCACTGGCTCGGATCGACGAGATTTCCGTGCAACCGGTCGGCATCACCGAAAGCGACGAGTTCCACATCCGCGCCAGCGAGCAGGGCAAGGTCTCGACCCGGATCGCCGCCGATGCCGCGACCTGTCCGCAGTGCCTGAGCGAGCTGTTTGATCCGGCGAGCCGCTTCCATCTCTATCCCTTCGTCAACTGCACCCATTGCGGCCCGCGCTACACCATCGCCGAGCGGCTGCCCTATGACCGCCGTACCACCGCGATGAGGCGCTTCGCGATGTGCACGGCCTGCGCAGCAGACTATGCCGATCCGGCGAGCCGTCGCTTCCACGCCGAAGCAATTGCCTGCCCGCGATGTGGGCCAAGGATCAGTCATGGTACCGAGCAGATCGCCACTGCGATCGCCGACGGAAGGATCGTCGCGATCAAGGGGCTCGGCGGATATCAATTGCTGTGCAATGCCCGTGAAGATGCGGCCGTGTGGCGTCTGCGGCACCGGAAGCATCGCGATCAGAAGCCGTTCGCCGTGATGGTCGGCTCGACGGAAGTGGTCGGCGAGATCGCTGAAATCGACGCGGTCGGGCTCGCGCTGCTGGAATCCTCGCCGCGGCCCATCGTGCTGATGAGATCCCGCAATATGCTCGCGCCCGCGATTGCGCCGGAGCTGTCGCGGATCGGCGTCATGCTGCCCGTCGCGCCGCTGCATCATCTGGTGCTGAAGGCGCTCAATTCGGCGCATCCGCGAGCGGACGGCGCAAGTTGGGCGATCGTTGCAACCAGCGCCAATCCTGGCGGCGAGCCGCTGGTGATCGTCAATGACGAGGCCGAACGGCGGCTTGCCGGCATCGCCGACCTGATCGTCATGCATGACCGCGACATCGTCACCCGCGCGGACGACTCTGTCGTGTCGGTGGTCGCGGGCCGGGCGCAGTTCATCCGCCGCGCCCGCGGCTATATTCCCGAGCCGATTAGGCTCGCGAAGTCCGTCCCGTCGGTGCTTGCGGTCGGCGGCGCGCTGAAGTCGACGGTCACCGTCATCCGCGGCAACGAAGCCTTCGTCTCCCAGCACATCGGCGATCTCGACACCGCGGAAGGCATTCGCTTTTTCGAGGAGACGGTGGGTCACCTGCTCTCGACGCTGGACATCGAGCCGGTCGTCATCGCCCACGACCTGCATCCGAACATGGCCTCGACCCGTTTCGCCGAAGCCAGCGGGAGGCGGCTGATCGCGGTCCAGCATCACCATGCCCATGCGGCATCCGTGATGGCGGAACATGGCGTTGCAGGGCCGGCGTTGGCGCTGGTGCTCGACGGCTTCGGCCATGGCAGCGACGGTGGCAATTGGGGCGGCGAGTTGCTCTCGTGCGATGGTGCACGCTTCCGGCGGCTCGGACATCTGGCGCCGATGAAGATGCCGGGTGGCGATCGCGCGACGCGCGAGCCGTGGCGCATGGCCGCGAGCGTGCTGCACGCCTTGCGGCGCGGCGACGCGATTGCGAAGCGCTTTGCGATGCAGCCGCAGGCTGCGCGTCTCTGCGCTATGCTCGACCAGCCCGGCGTGCCGACGACGACCAGCGCCGGCCGGCTGTTTGACGCGGCGGCGGGGCTGCTTGGTCTCTGTCCGGTGCAGAGTTACGAGGGCGAAGCCGCAATGAAGCTGGAAGCGCGTGTCCGCACACCGCGCCTCGTGGAGGACGGCTGGACGATCGAGAATGGCGTGCTGTCTCTTTTCCCCTTGCTCGAGCGCCTTGCGGTCGATCCGGTCGATGGGGCCGAGCTCTTCCATGGCACCTTCGCCGCCGCCTGCATCGACTGGATCGCGCGCGCGGCACTGGAGACCAGCGTCACGACCGTCATCCTGAGCGGTGGCTGCTTCCTCAACGCGATCCTCGCAGACGAGATCGGGCGCGGCTGCGTCGCCGCCGGGCTCTCGCCGTTGCTGCCTCGCCAGGTGCCGTCCAATGACGGCGGCCTCAGCCTCGGGCAGGCTTGGGTCGCCGCGCTCCAACTCCTCGAACAGCAAGGCCCGGAAGGAAACGCCTGA
- the hypB gene encoding hydrogenase nickel incorporation protein HypB, producing the protein MCTVCGCSDAKASIQHTHDHSHDHSHGHDHSHHHGHSHDHHHHHDHAPGDAGLVDCSANPAGQQIAGMSSDRIIQVERDILGKNNRLAADNRARFRTDDVLVFNLVSSPGAGKTSLLVRAVSELKDSFPIGVIEGDQQTSNDAERIRSTGVPAIQVNTGKGCHLDAAMVGEAYDRLPWLNGGILFIENVGNLVCPAAFDLGEACKIVVFSTTEGEDKPLKYPDMFAASSLMLINKIDLAPVLDFDLARTIEYARRVSPKIEVLTVSACTGEGFAAFYAWIRKRVAQMKPTEMAVSG; encoded by the coding sequence ATGTGCACGGTATGCGGTTGCAGCGATGCCAAAGCGTCCATCCAACACACCCATGATCATTCCCATGATCATTCCCATGGGCACGATCATTCGCATCATCATGGGCACAGCCACGACCATCACCATCATCATGATCACGCGCCCGGCGATGCCGGGCTGGTCGATTGCAGCGCCAACCCGGCAGGCCAGCAGATCGCCGGCATGAGCAGCGACCGCATCATCCAGGTCGAGCGCGACATACTCGGCAAGAACAATCGGCTTGCCGCCGACAACCGCGCGCGCTTCCGCACCGACGACGTGCTCGTCTTCAACCTGGTCTCGAGCCCCGGCGCCGGAAAAACCTCGCTTCTGGTTCGCGCCGTGTCCGAGCTGAAGGACAGCTTTCCGATTGGCGTGATCGAAGGCGATCAACAGACCTCCAACGATGCCGAACGGATCCGCTCGACCGGCGTGCCGGCGATCCAGGTCAATACCGGCAAGGGCTGCCATCTCGATGCCGCCATGGTCGGCGAAGCCTATGACCGCTTGCCCTGGCTTAACGGCGGCATCCTCTTCATCGAGAACGTCGGTAATCTCGTCTGTCCCGCGGCGTTCGATCTCGGCGAGGCCTGCAAGATCGTGGTGTTCTCGACCACGGAAGGCGAGGACAAGCCGCTGAAATATCCGGACATGTTCGCAGCCTCCTCTCTGATGCTGATCAACAAGATCGATCTTGCGCCCGTACTCGACTTCGATCTTGCAAGGACGATCGAATATGCGCGCCGGGTCAGTCCGAAGATCGAGGTCTTGACGGTGTCGGCGTGCACCGGTGAGGGTTTTGCTGCATTCTATGCCTGGATTCGCAAGCGGGTTGCACAGATGAAGCCGACCGAGATGGCCGTGTCGGGATGA
- the hybE gene encoding [NiFe]-hydrogenase assembly chaperone HybE, producing MTADAQIPASDADAEVWGELLAGSYREIGERAMRDLPIYNDALGVEAVGFRWFNGTTIGIMVTPWFMNVVMPASAIARDTSGPSLRIRFPAGDIEFTLSEVEQMGLIASCSLFSPMFQFADMVAARATAEATLAELMLPADSEEAVRRREPATSPIDRRNFLRGVLTERCG from the coding sequence ATGACAGCTGATGCGCAAATTCCTGCCAGCGACGCCGACGCCGAAGTGTGGGGCGAGCTCTTGGCAGGAAGCTATCGGGAGATCGGCGAGCGCGCGATGCGCGATCTGCCGATCTACAACGACGCGCTCGGCGTCGAAGCGGTCGGTTTCCGCTGGTTCAACGGCACGACCATCGGCATCATGGTCACGCCCTGGTTCATGAACGTGGTGATGCCGGCGAGTGCGATCGCGCGGGATACGTCGGGCCCGAGCCTGCGAATCCGCTTCCCTGCGGGCGATATCGAATTCACTCTCAGCGAGGTCGAACAAATGGGCCTGATCGCGAGCTGCTCGCTGTTCTCGCCGATGTTCCAGTTCGCGGACATGGTCGCCGCGCGGGCGACCGCCGAAGCGACCCTCGCCGAGCTGATGCTGCCGGCCGACAGCGAGGAGGCGGTCCGTCGTCGCGAGCCCGCAACAAGCCCGATCGATCGGCGTAACTTCCTGCGCGGTGTTCTGACGGAGCGGTGCGGATGA
- a CDS encoding nickel-dependent hydrogenase large subunit, which yields MSLTFRNEIDITVWLAGGTIAHVAIRPRSRPPLTRLFAGKPASSLPSVLPRLFSLCSMAHQVAFLSAVEAARGEDASLEIEHGRVVAVVAERLTELLRGLFVGRLTLDGAGAAAVRAMMEATAVLGGSIAERGEAVSRREAVAKIRASLAALGIASEEQTPGAGSALAVHLANFDGDALLPPVVEQSFLSAADDLEIVTRLLADGAIFSDAPDLLGRIPETGVWARRVGREPILPPGAGPAERLKARIAEVARLCAFLEADDGTVEDGVLQSYRLGTGRGAGAVECARGRLYHAVELDDEDRIVRFEFLAPTEWNFHARGPLVRSLQGSVLAGGRQGLDAVRTLVGSFDPCVGFSLSFREIGHA from the coding sequence ATGAGCCTGACCTTCCGCAACGAGATCGACATCACGGTGTGGCTCGCCGGCGGCACGATCGCCCACGTCGCGATCCGGCCGCGCAGCCGGCCGCCGTTGACGCGCTTGTTCGCGGGAAAGCCGGCCTCGTCACTGCCGTCGGTGCTGCCGCGTCTGTTCTCCCTGTGCTCGATGGCGCATCAGGTAGCTTTCCTGTCCGCGGTCGAGGCGGCGCGGGGCGAGGATGCCAGTCTCGAGATCGAGCACGGTCGCGTCGTCGCTGTCGTCGCCGAACGCCTGACCGAATTGTTACGCGGCCTGTTCGTTGGCCGTCTCACGCTTGACGGCGCCGGCGCCGCAGCCGTTCGTGCCATGATGGAGGCCACGGCCGTTCTGGGTGGCAGCATCGCCGAGCGCGGGGAGGCGGTCTCGCGCCGCGAGGCGGTGGCGAAGATCAGGGCATCGCTCGCCGCGCTCGGGATCGCGAGCGAGGAGCAAACCCCCGGGGCCGGCAGCGCGCTGGCGGTACATCTTGCGAATTTCGATGGCGATGCCTTGCTGCCGCCGGTGGTCGAACAGTCATTCCTGTCGGCAGCCGACGATCTCGAAATCGTCACGCGGCTGCTTGCCGATGGCGCGATATTCTCCGATGCGCCTGATCTCCTTGGCCGGATTCCGGAGACCGGCGTCTGGGCGCGGCGGGTTGGGCGTGAGCCGATCCTGCCGCCGGGCGCGGGGCCCGCCGAGCGTCTGAAGGCGCGAATCGCGGAAGTGGCGCGGCTCTGCGCCTTCCTCGAGGCGGACGATGGGACAGTCGAGGACGGTGTCCTCCAGAGCTACCGGCTGGGGACCGGCAGAGGCGCGGGTGCCGTCGAATGCGCGCGGGGCCGGCTCTATCATGCCGTCGAGCTCGACGATGAAGATCGCATCGTCCGCTTCGAATTCTTGGCGCCGACGGAGTGGAATTTCCATGCCCGCGGGCCGTTGGTTCGCAGCCTCCAGGGCTCCGTTCTTGCCGGGGGCCGGCAGGGGCTGGATGCGGTCCGCACGCTCGTCGGCTCGTTCGATCCGTGCGTCGGCTTCAGCCTCAGCTTCCGCGAGATCGGCCATGCATGA
- a CDS encoding HyaD/HybD family hydrogenase maturation endopeptidase, translated as MIPTPTSSQANRILVLGIGNILWADEGFGVRAVEEFHRRYAVPDNVTILDGGTQGLYLVNYLEDADRLIVFDAIDYGLEPGQLKLVRDDEVPRFTGAKKMSLHQTGFQEVISAVDLLGRCPRHLVLIGCQPLDLEDWGGPLTKPVCDQIAPALELGCEILAEWGVEVMPRTAPLAESERLLANDIDHQHYEMRGRPA; from the coding sequence ATGATACCGACGCCGACATCTTCGCAAGCAAACCGCATCCTGGTGCTCGGCATCGGCAACATCCTGTGGGCCGACGAAGGCTTTGGCGTGCGCGCGGTGGAGGAATTCCACCGCCGCTACGCCGTGCCCGACAACGTCACCATTCTCGATGGCGGCACGCAGGGGCTCTACCTCGTGAACTACCTGGAGGATGCGGATCGTTTGATCGTGTTCGACGCGATCGACTATGGGCTCGAGCCCGGGCAGTTGAAGCTCGTTCGCGACGACGAGGTGCCGCGTTTCACCGGCGCCAAGAAGATGAGCTTGCACCAGACCGGCTTCCAGGAGGTCATCAGCGCGGTCGACCTGCTTGGCCGTTGTCCGCGACATCTCGTATTGATCGGCTGCCAGCCGCTCGATCTCGAGGATTGGGGTGGGCCGCTGACGAAGCCGGTGTGCGATCAGATCGCGCCGGCGCTCGAGCTTGGTTGCGAGATCCTGGCCGAATGGGGCGTCGAGGTGATGCCGCGCACCGCGCCGTTGGCAGAATCGGAGCGGCTGCTCGCCAACGACATCGATCATCAGCATTACGAGATGAGGGGGCGGCCGGCCTGA
- a CDS encoding HypC/HybG/HupF family hydrogenase formation chaperone produces the protein MCLAIPAEVTKLLPDDMAVVSIDGVSKEISVALIENLAVGDYVIIHVGYALTKIDPEEAQRTLELLREIGAESREAAQ, from the coding sequence ATGTGTCTCGCGATACCTGCTGAGGTCACAAAGCTCCTGCCCGACGACATGGCCGTCGTCTCGATCGATGGCGTCAGCAAGGAGATCTCGGTGGCGCTGATCGAAAACCTCGCCGTCGGCGACTACGTGATCATCCATGTCGGCTACGCCTTGACCAAGATCGATCCGGAGGAGGCGCAGCGGACGCTGGAGCTGTTGCGTGAAATCGGCGCCGAAAGCCGGGAAGCCGCGCAATGA
- a CDS encoding hydrogenase expression/formation protein, with product MKAGFWTAPEGAEQPINVFPIGDESLNATSGSLTAAGALAKLAMLDSAELARICPNAIELLSKVAAAIASQKADIPTQLFRLGNLNDLERKLIADVMGEGEVAGVVALPDGSLAQIQESVLAGIWRVRLESDANHEYLEVGPIPEIVKRAAADLTAADFEIGQAPEGAMNVLPMLAEIRERALAWRPGIRSQIINFTLLPMSPVDMSFLQDTIKNGPIQLVSRGYGTCRVLSTGIRNVWSVQFFNAMDTIILDTLEVGGVPTVAIAADEDFEDSAERLQEIIEAYFK from the coding sequence ATGAAAGCGGGTTTCTGGACTGCGCCCGAGGGCGCGGAGCAGCCGATCAACGTGTTTCCGATCGGCGATGAGAGCCTGAACGCGACGAGCGGCAGCCTGACCGCGGCTGGTGCCTTGGCCAAGCTTGCCATGCTCGACAGCGCGGAACTCGCCAGGATCTGTCCGAACGCCATCGAGCTGTTGTCCAAGGTGGCCGCGGCGATCGCGAGCCAGAAGGCCGACATACCGACGCAACTGTTCCGGCTCGGCAATCTCAACGATCTCGAGCGCAAGCTGATCGCCGACGTGATGGGCGAGGGCGAAGTGGCCGGCGTCGTTGCGCTGCCCGATGGATCGTTGGCGCAGATCCAGGAATCTGTGCTGGCCGGGATCTGGCGCGTGCGGCTCGAGAGCGACGCCAATCACGAATATCTCGAGGTCGGGCCGATCCCGGAGATCGTGAAGCGCGCCGCTGCCGATCTCACGGCTGCGGATTTCGAGATCGGGCAGGCCCCCGAAGGTGCCATGAACGTGCTGCCGATGCTTGCGGAAATCCGCGAGCGGGCGCTCGCATGGCGGCCGGGCATCCGCTCGCAGATCATCAATTTTACGCTGCTGCCGATGAGCCCGGTCGACATGAGCTTTCTCCAAGACACGATCAAGAACGGGCCGATCCAACTGGTTTCTCGCGGCTATGGTACCTGCCGGGTGCTCTCCACGGGCATCCGCAATGTCTGGTCGGTGCAGTTCTTCAACGCCATGGACACCATCATCCTCGATACGCTGGAGGTCGGCGGCGTGCCGACGGTGGCGATTGCGGCTGACGAGGACTTCGAGGACTCGGCTGAGCGGCTTCAGGAGATCATCGAGGCCTATTTCAAATGA
- a CDS encoding hydrogenase accessory protein has protein sequence MKFQQGRQNLARRGLPEVDAARVDRFLNTTDEAGAIAVLLSAGDPARFPEAIDVAVVLPELIEAFKGRLRAAVIARGAESELGQRFGVRVQPTLIFVAKGETLGLIAKIQDWSIYVDRITKLIDRPRGTSAVVVTTIVSQHRQGVEL, from the coding sequence ATGAAATTCCAGCAGGGAAGGCAGAATCTGGCGCGGCGTGGCTTGCCGGAGGTGGATGCTGCGAGGGTCGATCGCTTTCTAAATACGACCGACGAGGCCGGCGCCATCGCCGTGTTGCTGTCGGCGGGAGACCCCGCGCGTTTTCCGGAGGCGATCGACGTCGCGGTCGTGCTGCCGGAGCTGATTGAGGCATTCAAGGGTCGGTTGCGTGCCGCGGTGATCGCCCGCGGTGCCGAGAGCGAACTCGGCCAGCGTTTTGGCGTGCGCGTGCAGCCGACGCTGATCTTCGTCGCCAAGGGCGAAACACTCGGGCTGATCGCGAAGATCCAGGACTGGTCGATCTATGTCGACCGCATCACCAAGCTGATCGACCGTCCGCGCGGCACGAGCGCCGTTGTCGTGACAACCATCGTTTCCCAGCACCGCCAAGGTGTCGAACTATGA
- the hypD gene encoding hydrogenase formation protein HypD: protein MKYADEFRDKEIALGLAKAIRSEADPEKSYRFMEFCGGHTHAISRYGLEDMLPKNVRMIHGPGCPVCVLPAGRIDMAIRLAERPDVILCVYGDLMRVPGSQGASLLKAKARGADVRMVYSTIDAIRVAEENPGRAVVFFAIGFETTTPPTAVMIRLAEKKQLKNFSVFCNHVLTPPAMQNTLESPDIRNIGRVEIDGFVGPAHVSTIIGTEPYEFFAEEFGKPVVIAGFEPLDMMQAILMLVRQVNEHRHEVENQYSRAVTRDGNLRAKEEVSDIFELRDQFEWRGLGLVPYSGLKLKRAYAKYDAEVRFDMNELRVADNPACECGAILRGVKKPVDCKLFGTVCTPETPMGSCMVSSEGACAAHWTYGRFRDHQQRRAS, encoded by the coding sequence ATGAAATATGCCGACGAGTTTCGCGACAAGGAGATCGCGCTGGGATTGGCGAAGGCGATTCGCTCGGAGGCCGATCCGGAAAAATCCTATCGTTTCATGGAATTTTGCGGCGGCCACACGCATGCAATCTCCCGCTACGGGCTGGAGGATATGCTGCCGAAGAACGTGCGGATGATCCACGGTCCCGGCTGCCCGGTCTGCGTCTTGCCAGCGGGACGCATCGACATGGCGATCCGGCTCGCCGAGCGGCCGGACGTGATCCTTTGCGTCTACGGCGACCTGATGCGGGTGCCGGGCTCGCAGGGTGCCTCGCTGCTGAAAGCGAAGGCGCGCGGCGCCGACGTCCGCATGGTTTATTCCACGATTGATGCAATCCGTGTTGCGGAAGAAAATCCCGGCCGCGCGGTCGTGTTCTTCGCCATCGGCTTCGAGACCACGACGCCGCCGACCGCCGTGATGATCCGGCTCGCCGAGAAGAAACAGCTCAAGAACTTCAGCGTGTTCTGCAATCATGTGCTGACGCCGCCGGCGATGCAGAACACCCTGGAAAGCCCCGATATCCGCAATATCGGCCGCGTCGAGATCGACGGCTTCGTCGGGCCGGCCCATGTCTCGACCATCATCGGCACCGAGCCTTACGAGTTCTTTGCCGAAGAATTCGGCAAGCCGGTGGTGATCGCGGGCTTCGAGCCGCTCGACATGATGCAGGCGATCCTGATGCTGGTGCGGCAGGTCAACGAGCACCGACATGAGGTGGAGAACCAGTATAGCCGCGCAGTGACCCGTGACGGCAATCTGCGCGCCAAGGAGGAGGTCTCCGACATCTTCGAGCTGCGCGACCAGTTCGAGTGGCGCGGTCTCGGCCTAGTGCCTTATAGCGGGCTCAAGCTGAAGCGGGCCTACGCCAAATACGACGCCGAGGTCCGCTTCGACATGAACGAACTTCGCGTTGCCGACAATCCGGCCTGTGAATGCGGCGCCATCCTGCGCGGCGTGAAGAAGCCGGTTGACTGCAAGCTGTTCGGCACGGTGTGCACGCCGGAGACGCCGATGGGGTCCTGCATGGTCTCGTCCGAGGGTGCATGTGCGGCACACTGGACTTACGGCCGCTTCCGCGATCATCAGCAACGGCGGGCGTCAT
- the hypA gene encoding hydrogenase maturation nickel metallochaperone HypA, giving the protein MHEMALCEGIIEIVQEESRKRAFARVKVVFLEIGALSHVAPEAIKFCFEAVAARTIAQGARLEIVETPGAAWCMACSKGVEIKQRYEPCPSCGSYQLQMTGGEEMRVRELEVD; this is encoded by the coding sequence ATGCATGAGATGGCGCTGTGCGAGGGAATCATCGAGATTGTCCAGGAGGAATCGCGCAAGCGCGCCTTCGCTAGGGTGAAAGTCGTGTTCCTGGAGATCGGTGCGCTCAGCCATGTTGCGCCTGAGGCGATAAAGTTCTGCTTCGAGGCCGTCGCCGCGCGCACCATTGCGCAAGGAGCAAGGCTCGAGATCGTCGAGACACCGGGAGCGGCCTGGTGCATGGCCTGCTCCAAAGGCGTCGAGATCAAGCAGCGCTATGAGCCGTGTCCGTCCTGCGGCAGCTATCAGTTGCAGATGACCGGCGGCGAAGAGATGCGCGTGAGGGAACTGGAGGTCGACTGA
- a CDS encoding HypC/HybG/HupF family hydrogenase formation chaperone: protein MCLGLPMTIVETDGISALCEFRGEQRRVSMLLLSNPPAGAKVLVFIETAVRLLHEAEARLIGAAIDGLGAAINGEDCDRFFADLIDREPQLPEHLRLD from the coding sequence ATGTGCCTCGGCTTGCCGATGACGATCGTTGAGACTGACGGGATATCGGCGCTGTGCGAGTTCCGAGGCGAGCAGCGGCGCGTTTCGATGCTGCTGCTCTCGAACCCGCCGGCCGGTGCCAAGGTGCTGGTCTTTATCGAAACCGCGGTTCGGCTTCTGCATGAGGCCGAGGCGCGCCTGATCGGCGCCGCGATCGACGGTCTGGGCGCAGCGATCAATGGCGAGGACTGCGATCGCTTCTTCGCCGACCTCATCGACCGCGAGCCGCAACTGCCCGAGCATCTCCGGCTTGATTAG
- the cybH gene encoding Ni/Fe-hydrogenase, b-type cytochrome subunit, whose product MMDVAERPAEAEPDLSAIADDAVGEHGVGRPTVYVYEAPVRICHWVNAFSIIVLMVTGYLIGTPLPSVEGEASANFVMGYIRFAHFAAGQVLAVFLLARILWAFVGNHHSRQIFYLPVHRKQFWKEVLHEIRWYAFLEREPKMYVGHNPLAQTAMFTGFTLFVAFMIVSGFALYSEGAGIDSWQHKLFGWVFAIWPNSQDVHTWHHLGMWALVVFVMVHIYAAVREDIMSRQSIISSMISGERQFRD is encoded by the coding sequence ATGATGGATGTAGCTGAACGTCCGGCGGAAGCCGAGCCGGACCTCTCCGCGATCGCGGACGATGCGGTCGGCGAACATGGGGTCGGCCGTCCCACCGTCTATGTCTACGAAGCGCCGGTGCGGATCTGCCATTGGGTGAACGCGTTCTCGATCATCGTGCTGATGGTGACCGGTTATCTGATCGGAACGCCATTGCCGTCGGTCGAGGGCGAGGCCTCGGCGAACTTCGTGATGGGCTATATCCGCTTTGCCCATTTCGCGGCGGGGCAAGTGCTGGCGGTGTTCTTGCTTGCCCGCATTCTGTGGGCCTTCGTCGGAAATCACCATTCCCGGCAGATTTTCTATCTGCCGGTGCATCGTAAGCAGTTCTGGAAGGAAGTGCTGCATGAAATCCGCTGGTATGCGTTCCTGGAGCGCGAGCCGAAGATGTATGTCGGCCACAACCCGCTGGCGCAGACCGCGATGTTCACGGGCTTCACGCTGTTCGTGGCGTTCATGATCGTTAGCGGCTTTGCGCTCTATTCGGAAGGTGCGGGCATCGACAGTTGGCAGCACAAGCTGTTCGGCTGGGTGTTCGCGATCTGGCCGAACAGCCAGGACGTTCACACCTGGCATCATCTCGGCATGTGGGCCCTGGTCGTGTTCGTGATGGTGCACATCTACGCCGCGGTCCGTGAGGACATCATGTCGCGCCAGAGCATCATCTCCTCGATGATCTCCGGCGAGCGGCAATTCCGCGACTGA